The segment TAGTGGCCACCTCCTGCCACAACTGTTTGGATCAACTGGCCGAGATCAACAGGCACTACAAACTGGGGGTAGAAATAAAGCTGCTTTGCGAGCTTGTGGCAGATGCCCTGATCATGGAATAAGCCCAAGGCCCGGCTTCAAGGCGGCTGATACGGGCCGGGAAAGGAGGCCTTCATGCCTTACAAGATCCTCATAGTGGATGACGAGCCATCCATGCTGACATACTTGAGCACCCTCCTGGAGGACAACGGATATCAAACCATTACAGCATCCGGGGCCCAGGAAGCATTGGAGCTGGCTCAAAGAGAAGAACCGGATCTCATAACCCTGGATTTGCTGATGCCAGAGAAGACCGGCATAAAACTTTACAGGGATCTCAAAAAGAATGCTCGGCTAAGTGCAATTCCCGTTATTATCGTCACGGGCTTCACATCGGGGAATTTCCCTATGATCGATTTCAGAAAGTTCATCTATGAGCGTTCTGTGCCTGGCCCTCAGGGATTTGTGGAAAAGCCAGTGGATCCCAAGGTACTTTTGACAGAGCTGAAAAGAGCCTTGGAACAGGCCAAGGCCTCCTCGGCTTAAAATAAGGGGGAAATGGGCCGTGCGCTGGGCCGCCTTGCCCTGGAGAAAACCCCAAGAGGCTCTGGTGGGGGTGCCTCAGGATCTGATGGGAATGCCTGATGCCTTCCTGGAGGGCACTGCCGGCCCATTGCTGGATTTGCTTCCTTCTTATGTGAGCCTGATCTCCCCTGATATGAAGGTGCTTTGGGCCAACAAGGCCTTGCTGAAGGAGGTGGGGCAGGCAGTGGGCTTGCCCTGCCACCAGATCTACAGGGCACGCCCAAGCCCCTGTCCTGATTGCCAGATCAAAGTGACTCTGGAGCAAGGCTCTGTCTCGGTTTGGGAGGAAACCCTTTCCAATTCAGGTTTTTCTGCCATGCACACCGTGGTGCAAACATTACCCCTTAGGGACAAAACTGGTCATATCCTGGGCGCCTTGAAGATCTCTACGGACATAACACCCTTCAGGGCCAGGCAGCGACAATTGGAATTGAGCCAGAGGGAATACAAGGCACTTTTTGAGGGAGTTCCTTGCTATATCTCGGTACAGGACAGGGATTTCAGGATCCTCAAGACCAACCAACTATTTGAGCGGGATTTTGGTAGATCCCAGGGCCGCAGGTGCTATGAGGTTTACAAAGGAAGGCAGCACAAGTGCGATGTCTGTCCTGTGGAGCATACCTTCGAGGACGGTCAGATCCACTTCAGCGAGGAGACCGTAAGGCGCAGCTCCGGGGAGCCCATGGAGGTGGTGGTCTACACTGCTCCCATAAGGGACCATCTGGGCCAGACCTTCGCGGTCATGGAGATGTCCACGGAGATCACACAAATAAAGAGACTCCAGAGGGAGCTGGCGGCCTTGGGACAGGCGGTGGCCATAACAGCCCATTCCATAAAGAACATCTTGAGCGGCCTGGAGGGGGGGGCCTATGTGGTCCAGTCAGGGCTTCGCCGGGGAGACCATGCTCTTGCCCGAAAGGGCTGGGAGATGCTACGGGAGGGAGTGGAACTGGCCACCAGGCTGGTCCAGGACATCTTGCTCATCTCCAAGGCCCGCACTCCCAATTACAAGACCGTCTCTGCCCAGGCCTTGGCAAGTAAAGTGGTCTCTGCCTTTGAAAAGCGGGCCGCGGACCTGGGGGTGGAACTGCAACTTGTCCAGGTGGAAA is part of the bacterium genome and harbors:
- a CDS encoding response regulator, encoding MPYKILIVDDEPSMLTYLSTLLEDNGYQTITASGAQEALELAQREEPDLITLDLLMPEKTGIKLYRDLKKNARLSAIPVIIVTGFTSGNFPMIDFRKFIYERSVPGPQGFVEKPVDPKVLLTELKRALEQAKASSA
- a CDS encoding ATP-binding protein produces the protein MRWAALPWRKPQEALVGVPQDLMGMPDAFLEGTAGPLLDLLPSYVSLISPDMKVLWANKALLKEVGQAVGLPCHQIYRARPSPCPDCQIKVTLEQGSVSVWEETLSNSGFSAMHTVVQTLPLRDKTGHILGALKISTDITPFRARQRQLELSQREYKALFEGVPCYISVQDRDFRILKTNQLFERDFGRSQGRRCYEVYKGRQHKCDVCPVEHTFEDGQIHFSEETVRRSSGEPMEVVVYTAPIRDHLGQTFAVMEMSTEITQIKRLQRELAALGQAVAITAHSIKNILSGLEGGAYVVQSGLRRGDHALARKGWEMLREGVELATRLVQDILLISKARTPNYKTVSAQALASKVVSAFEKRAADLGVELQLVQVEKEPEPIMVDPDGIHTALANLVSNALEACASMQGVQDRRVLVRVVELAQEGALAFQVEDNGPGLAPGVKEKLFREMVSTKGNSGTGLGLVVTEKILREHGGKVRFHSRSPGSTVFELIIPRRLCSGQDREIQDLAKGIKPSPIL